The genomic region ACAAAGATATGATACTACTGCAGAATAGGGAGGCACTGAATCAAGTACCTTTGGCTTTTTGTGATGGTAGGGATTATCACATCATCGAGTTTTTTGATATTTGTTCAGAGCAAGGTTTATATGAAAAGATTCGTCTGATTGTAATTGATGGTGAGGTTTATATTAAGCACCTCTATTTCTCTGATGTGTGGTGTACTGGCGAGGAAACTCGTGAGATTATGAATGTACGGCCAGAACTTTGGGCGAGAGGGCAGGGTGTACTCGATTCTTTTGAAACAGCGATCAAGCCTAAAATAAGTGAACGCATCAGAGAAATTGCGATGAGGCTTGGCTTGGATGTCTTTGGGATTGATTGTTATATTTATCCTGACGGCCGAATTCTGTTATTTGAGGCAAATGCTTGTATGAATATACTCATCCCAGAGAAAGGACATGCTGATGGTAGTTCGAGGCAGTTGGAGCTTATCGAACGAGCTTTGCTTCGCTTGATTAAAGAACGCCTTTAAAAAGTACGTAGTTCAAGCTTTAGCTTGCTAATCCAATAGCCTATTCAAATCCAACTTTCCGGCACTCTAAAGAGTGTACTACCTAAGTAAAGCTTTAACGTATAACAACTTTTCGGCACTCTAAAGAGTGTACTAGCTACCTTAAAAAGGTTTGTATTTAGAATACATAAGAATGTATTTTATCATATATAATTTATGAGGTGAGATATGTATGATTGGAGGAACTTGAGTGAAGTAGACAAAGATCGAACTTTGGAGTGGAGGAAATTTAGAGCTTATCCAAAACATAACACACCCCATCTTGAGGGGGTATCAAAGCTTTATCATATAAGTGCGGCATGTTTTGAGCATAAGAATATCATTGGCTTAAATCCTGTGAGGATGAATGAATTTTGCAAGAAGCTAGTTGCATTTTGTGAAGCCCATGACTTGGGCTTGCATGCCTGGTGTGTATTACCGAATCATTATCATTTATTACTTAGGATAGAGGATTTAAAAGAGTTTTCTATTCTGCATGGACGATTTCATGGGAGCTTGTCACATCAATGGAATAGTGAGGATGGAACTCGCGGGAGGAAATGTTTCTTTAATCATTCGGATCGCGCTATTCGTAGTGAGCGACATTTTTGGGTGACAATGAATTATGTGCATAATAATCCAGTTCATCATACTTATGTAAAGAAATGGCAAGAATGGCCTTATTCGAGTGCCATAGATTTCATTGCGAGTGTGGGGATTGAGCAGGCACGTACGATATGGAGAGAGTTTCCGGTGCGAGACTATGGAAAGAAATGGGATGTATAAAAGGCACGCGTCCAAAAGCACGTAGTTCAAGCTTTAGCTTGCTAATAATGAGTACAGCTAAGAAGGCACGTAGTTCAAGCTTTAGCTTGCTAATCCAATAGCCTATTCAAATCCAACTTTCCGGAACTCTAAAGAGTGTACTAGCTACCTAAGAAGACTTGCTTATTAGGCACGCGTCCAAAAGTACGTAGTTCAAGCTTTAGCTTGCTAAAAATGAGTACAGCTAAGAAGGCACGTAGTTCAAGCTTTAGCTTGCTAATCCAATAGCCTATTCAAATCCAACTTTCCGGCACTCTAAAGAGTGTACTACATACCTCAGAAGACTTGCTTATTAGGCACGCGTCCAAAAGCACGTAGTTCAAGCTTTAGCTTGCTAAAAATGAGTACAGCTAAGAAGGCCCGTAGTTCAAGCTTTAGCTTGCTAATCCAATAGCCTATTCAAATCCAACTTTCCGGAACTCTAAAGAGTGTACTAGCTACCTAAGAAGACTTGCTTATTAGGCACGCGTCCAAAAGTACGTAGTTCAAGCTTTAGCTTGCTAAAAATGAGTACAGCTAAGAAGGCACGTAGTTCAAGCTTTAGCTTGCTAATCCAATAGCCTATTCAAATCCAACTTTCCGGCACTCTAAAGAGTGTACTACATACCTCAGAAGACTTGCTTATTAGGCACGCGTCCAAAAGCACGTAGTTCAAGCTTTAGCTTGCTAAAAATGAGTACAGCTAAGAAGGCCCGTAGTTCAAGCTTTAGCTTGCTAATCCAATAGCCTATTCAAATCCAACTTTCCGGAACTCTAAAGAGTGTACTAGCTACCTAAGAAGACTTGCTTATTAGGCACGCGTCCAAAAGTACGTAGTTCAAGCTTTAGCTTGCTAATCCAAAGGCCTATTCAAATCCAACTTTTCGGCACTCTAAAGAGTGTACTAGCTACCTCAGAAGACTTGCTTATTAGGCACGCGTCCAAAAGTACGTAGTTCAAGCTTTAGCTTGCTAATCCAATATTTAGCCTATAAAATAATTCATAGCTAAGATAAATAAAAAAGCCATTGAACAAAGTTCAATGGCTTTTTGAATTTGTGAAACTTAAGCTTTCTTAAGCAAAGGTATAAATATTACCAGTTAAGTCATCAAAAGTGCCACCAGCTTCGAGGTTGACTGTAGTGTAACCATTTTCGAAACTAGTTGAGCTAATTTCATCCCAACCACTTAGGTCAATTGATGAGCCTACTACACCATTAACAGTTGTAGCACCATCAATAACAATATTGTCGGCGTCTAAACTTGCTTTTTTAGATGTTAGGTTGATCGTTTGAATATTATCGATTTCTGTAGTCGAAGCAATAGGGCTTAAGAGATTGAGGGTATCATTGCCATTGCCACCATCTACATTGCCTTCAAAAGTTTTTGAGTTGATAAAGATCTCGTCATCGCCTTCGCCACCATT from Lentisphaera profundi harbors:
- a CDS encoding ATP-grasp domain-containing protein, which codes for MNKQTPPKVLFVSGINDSGEVKVNTIAPNGITLNYQVEGSCSVFNSLESADFQKLRLFLDTTLSQQFESRFMRVSLIFNQIANEETHKISLQKLTKLQEMTGLICINEPQSVLINTREHVALVLADLAGLIVPKVARISFKNPDQLAAAVNDSGIAFPMIIRPVGIHYNKDMILLQNREALNQVPLAFCDGRDYHIIEFFDICSEQGLYEKIRLIVIDGEVYIKHLYFSDVWCTGEETREIMNVRPELWARGQGVLDSFETAIKPKISERIREIAMRLGLDVFGIDCYIYPDGRILLFEANACMNILIPEKGHADGSSRQLELIERALLRLIKERL